The Pseudomonas azadiae genome contains a region encoding:
- the can gene encoding carbonate dehydratase: MNELQDLLDNNERWADAIKQEDPEFFAKLARQQTPEYLWIGCSDARVPANEIVGMLPGDLFVHRNVANVVLHTDLNCLSVIQYAVDVLKVKHILVTGHYGCGGVRASMQDRQFGLIDGWLRTIRDLYYENRDVLAQLPTEEERVDRMCELNVIQQVANVGHTSIVQNAWHRGQSLSIHGCIYGIKDGRWKSLNTTISGFEQLPPQYRLRPLGEV; encoded by the coding sequence ATGAACGAATTACAAGACCTGCTTGATAACAATGAACGCTGGGCGGACGCGATCAAACAGGAAGATCCCGAATTCTTCGCCAAGCTCGCCCGCCAGCAAACCCCGGAATACCTGTGGATCGGCTGCTCCGACGCCCGCGTACCGGCCAACGAGATTGTCGGCATGCTGCCCGGTGATCTGTTCGTGCACCGCAACGTGGCCAACGTGGTGCTGCACACCGACCTCAATTGCCTCTCGGTGATCCAGTACGCGGTGGACGTGCTCAAGGTCAAGCACATCCTTGTCACTGGCCACTATGGCTGCGGCGGCGTGCGGGCTTCGATGCAGGATCGTCAGTTCGGCCTGATCGACGGCTGGCTGCGCACCATCCGCGACCTCTATTACGAAAACCGTGACGTACTGGCCCAACTGCCAACCGAAGAAGAACGCGTCGACCGCATGTGCGAATTGAACGTGATCCAGCAGGTCGCCAATGTCGGTCACACCAGCATTGTGCAAAACGCCTGGCACCGTGGGCAGAGCCTGTCGATCCACGGCTGCATCTACGGCATCAAGGATGGGCGCTGGAAGAGCTTGAACACCACCATCAGTGGTTTCGAGCAGTTGCCGCCGCAGTATCGCCTGCGTCCATTGGGTGAAGTCTAA
- a CDS encoding serine kinase/phosphatase yields the protein MTESRRPYGATQPEPIDDNEDRMGSMRELDFDQEDQTAEIGEEIPPGERELLMPDERVREAGMTGASVADHESTDDDMSPETLIHDDGARDAREEGEDGPADYDLSVVDEDDIGGGNGLDEAELADLDPLNGKR from the coding sequence ATGACTGAATCACGACGTCCCTACGGTGCTACCCAGCCCGAACCGATTGATGACAACGAAGATCGCATGGGTTCGATGCGCGAACTGGACTTTGACCAGGAAGATCAGACGGCGGAGATCGGCGAGGAGATCCCGCCGGGTGAGCGCGAGCTTCTGATGCCCGATGAGCGGGTGCGCGAAGCCGGGATGACCGGCGCGTCGGTCGCCGACCATGAGTCGACTGACGATGACATGAGCCCCGAGACGCTGATCCACGACGACGGCGCGCGCGATGCACGGGAAGAAGGCGAGGACGGTCCGGCGGATTACGATCTAAGCGTTGTAGATGAAGATGACATTGGCGGCGGAAATGGGTTGGATGAGGCCGAACTGGCCGATCTCGACCCGCTAAACGGTAAGCGCTGA
- the rimI gene encoding ribosomal protein S18-alanine N-acetyltransferase, which yields MSEALSFRPMTEADLDAVLKIEYAAFSHPWTRGIFLDGLGKYQIWLMFEGEQQVGHGVVQIILDEAHLLNITVKPENQGRGLGLALLEHLMSRAYAANARECFLEVRDSNTGAFRLYERYGFNEIGRRRDYYPAVGGREDAVVMACTLVD from the coding sequence ATGAGTGAGGCTTTATCCTTTCGCCCGATGACCGAGGCCGACCTCGACGCCGTGCTGAAAATCGAATACGCGGCGTTCAGCCACCCGTGGACCCGTGGGATCTTTCTCGACGGGTTGGGCAAGTACCAGATCTGGCTGATGTTCGAGGGTGAGCAGCAGGTGGGGCACGGCGTGGTGCAGATCATCCTCGATGAGGCGCATTTGCTGAACATCACCGTGAAGCCGGAAAACCAGGGCAGGGGGCTTGGCCTGGCGCTGCTGGAACACCTGATGTCTCGCGCCTATGCCGCCAATGCGCGCGAATGTTTCCTGGAAGTGCGTGACAGTAATACCGGGGCGTTCCGTTTGTACGAACGTTATGGTTTCAACGAAATTGGCCGTCGCCGCGATTACTACCCTGCTGTGGGGGGCCGTGAAGATGCGGTCGTGATGGCCTGCACCCTTGTCGATTAA
- a CDS encoding energy transducer TonB — MQVVNWLPRTELPFAAPSRPELLQALEPDEAFQASGEEAAAPVAVVKPVPESRPVVERARVEVPRPSPVTKTVVVEEVAPVVKAPVVPPPRFALQLLRAGRCLLLVELPTGERFQTRDPAYMLLKDMLRAAGLPDSPQIVGDPVRWPLLVRGTMDQGPEAARDFVQGFVSARLEDEPCVCLWLIGLPAVRFAGQANAEAWYRELQVEGLGSVWALPGLELLMEEPQRKADVWQAMRRLMARWKTTDE; from the coding sequence ATGCAGGTGGTCAACTGGCTGCCCCGCACCGAACTGCCGTTTGCCGCGCCGTCGCGGCCCGAGCTGTTGCAGGCGCTTGAGCCCGATGAGGCGTTCCAGGCGTCGGGCGAGGAAGCGGCCGCGCCGGTCGCGGTGGTCAAGCCTGTGCCCGAGTCGCGCCCTGTGGTCGAGCGGGCCAGGGTCGAAGTGCCGCGCCCGTCGCCGGTCACCAAAACCGTAGTGGTCGAAGAGGTAGCCCCGGTGGTCAAGGCCCCGGTGGTGCCGCCACCGCGTTTCGCCCTGCAATTGCTGCGCGCCGGGCGCTGCCTGCTGCTGGTGGAATTACCCACCGGCGAACGCTTCCAGACCCGCGACCCCGCCTACATGCTGCTCAAGGATATGCTGCGCGCCGCCGGCCTGCCCGACAGCCCGCAAATCGTCGGCGACCCGGTGCGCTGGCCATTGCTGGTGCGCGGCACTATGGACCAGGGCCCCGAAGCGGCGCGTGATTTTGTGCAAGGCTTTGTGTCGGCGCGCCTGGAAGACGAACCCTGCGTGTGCCTGTGGCTGATCGGCCTGCCCGCCGTGCGGTTTGCCGGCCAAGCGAATGCCGAAGCCTGGTACCGCGAGCTGCAGGTCGAAGGCCTGGGCTCGGTATGGGCCCTGCCGGGCCTGGAATTATTAATGGAAGAGCCACAGCGTAAGGCTGATGTCTGGCAAGCCATGCGCCGGCTGATGGCGCGCTGGAAAACAACCGATGAGTGA
- the mksB gene encoding Mks condensin complex protein MksB, with translation MIEPKRVLRALAEHWALLEPLCEHFDQGTLSLGELRAQLAAQQLDSTPQDITSLLDVWIRLDILVPVAKSPNRFELNAQIHDFLAYLRKEHRLGLCLEIEAYLRHLERLAGYIQDAFDIRDGHDLARQLRLLDMRVRDVLKKLANDEQALAAVADRAKTSDRQIPLRQRYAEVLATWDEYVEPMIQLVNADGAFEQGVRKVENVLLRMLTEQQRLGHLVDDDMLLRTHARILEMQTSAQLTLRHARELLLPLREEARRHNAVTRGAALALSAIRRKGLDAVPQAAMPMFTRPQSTFLGSASQVEAYVYALANFEPKPARFPKAHKSHKGEAQRAPRTVKEMLERCEDALPMPDLMTWLLEQEPDGATDELLYWFSRLSREKRFKRERLERRDYYTHEHQVSLRSFALLPATPDAAENTASIPYAS, from the coding sequence ATGATCGAACCCAAGCGCGTCCTGCGCGCCCTCGCCGAACACTGGGCCTTACTTGAGCCACTGTGCGAACACTTCGACCAAGGCACCTTGAGCCTTGGCGAACTGCGCGCGCAACTGGCCGCCCAACAACTGGACAGCACGCCCCAGGACATCACCAGCCTGCTGGACGTGTGGATTCGCCTGGACATCCTGGTGCCTGTGGCCAAAAGCCCGAACCGTTTCGAGCTCAACGCGCAGATCCACGACTTCCTGGCGTATCTTCGCAAGGAGCACCGGCTTGGCCTGTGCCTGGAAATCGAAGCCTATCTGCGCCACCTCGAGCGCCTGGCCGGTTATATCCAGGATGCCTTCGATATCCGCGATGGCCACGACCTGGCCCGCCAACTGCGCCTGCTGGATATGCGCGTGCGCGATGTGCTGAAAAAACTTGCCAACGACGAACAGGCCCTCGCCGCCGTGGCCGACCGCGCCAAGACCAGCGACCGCCAGATCCCGTTGCGCCAGCGCTACGCCGAAGTATTGGCGACCTGGGACGAATACGTCGAACCGATGATTCAGTTGGTGAACGCCGACGGCGCCTTCGAGCAAGGCGTGCGCAAGGTCGAGAATGTGCTGCTGCGCATGCTCACCGAACAGCAACGCCTTGGCCATCTGGTGGACGACGACATGCTGCTGCGCACCCACGCGCGCATCCTCGAAATGCAGACCAGCGCCCAGTTGACCTTGCGTCATGCGCGCGAGCTGCTGTTGCCGTTGCGCGAAGAAGCGCGCCGGCACAACGCGGTGACCCGTGGCGCGGCGCTGGCCCTGTCGGCCATTCGCCGCAAAGGGCTGGACGCAGTGCCGCAAGCGGCGATGCCGATGTTCACCCGCCCGCAAAGCACCTTCCTCGGCAGCGCGAGCCAGGTAGAAGCCTATGTGTACGCCCTGGCGAATTTCGAGCCGAAACCGGCACGGTTCCCCAAGGCGCACAAATCCCATAAAGGCGAAGCCCAGCGCGCGCCACGCACGGTCAAGGAAATGCTCGAACGCTGCGAAGATGCGCTGCCGATGCCGGACCTCATGACCTGGCTGCTGGAGCAGGAACCGGACGGCGCCACCGACGAATTGCTGTACTGGTTCTCGCGTCTCTCACGCGAAAAACGTTTCAAGCGTGAACGCCTGGAACGCCGCGATTACTACACCCACGAGCATCAGGTCAGCCTGCGCTCATTCGCCCTGCTCCCGGCCACGCCTGACGCCGCCGAGAATACTGCGAGCATCCCCTATGCATCTTGA
- the mksE gene encoding Mks condensin complex protein MksE, which produces MHLDLSELSQLAPIFRELFKGYHVSRRDPELYAQLSNFQDQYRTLFKALGFELVCDTRGFYYFVPDSAIASAQVNKTAQRLALFTFILVEHLADQGRDPIAVLDGGSLGRDELPSLLEKYRDLFIQAEVQTQEELEEKIMRRMTQLGFASEDNGIYRFLPPMHRFLDVCLSVQQDRDLAASVHSVLPLPAPVIIDEDSDEKLLKTDDPLDLSDFAQESEEDAMARAIAEEQETDA; this is translated from the coding sequence ATGCATCTTGATCTATCCGAACTGTCCCAGCTGGCGCCGATCTTTCGCGAGCTGTTCAAGGGTTACCACGTCAGCCGCCGCGATCCGGAGCTGTACGCGCAGCTCTCAAACTTCCAGGATCAGTACCGCACGCTGTTCAAGGCCCTGGGCTTTGAGCTGGTGTGCGATACCCGTGGCTTCTATTACTTCGTGCCGGACTCCGCGATTGCCAGCGCGCAGGTGAACAAGACCGCCCAGCGCCTGGCGTTGTTCACCTTCATCCTCGTCGAGCACCTGGCCGACCAGGGCCGCGACCCGATCGCCGTGCTCGACGGCGGCAGCCTCGGCCGCGATGAGCTGCCGTCCCTGCTGGAGAAGTACCGCGACCTGTTTATCCAGGCCGAGGTGCAGACCCAAGAAGAACTCGAAGAAAAAATCATGCGACGCATGACCCAGCTGGGTTTTGCCAGCGAAGACAACGGTATCTACCGCTTCCTGCCGCCGATGCACCGTTTCCTCGATGTATGCCTGTCGGTGCAGCAAGACCGCGACCTGGCCGCCAGCGTACACAGCGTATTGCCATTGCCGGCGCCGGTGATCATCGATGAAGACAGCGACGAGAAGCTGCTGAAGACCGATGATCCGCTCGATCTGAGTGACTTTGCACAAGAGAGCGAAGAAGACGCCATGGCCCGCGCCATTGCCGAAGAACAGGAGACCGACGCATGA
- the mksF gene encoding Mks condensin complex protein MksF has translation MSKERYGIRRFALLNTAGYSLGLFPLEEPLSVYGANNLGKSASINALQFPILARMSDMSFGKYTLEQSRRFYFATDTSYILVEVSLPHGPHVIGVVGRGPGGGFGHQFFAYAGKLDLAHYQKNDTCLRQKELFTNLEREGLKAYELKPDELRRLLVGGHTSIPLDLTLIPLRSTSEQSLKTFRALFINLLHMREITAAKLKQLFLDAFEHSLRSGSVDYIAACEEAFRDVRRMEQDYNSLVAAGPLVEALANGVKQRDILRGKLHRLSPLLDSLLGTWSDYASARKEELTIQAEHYRNEQDALQNDQRGGTQELMRLEREISGIQRWLGELSVLKHRFALVDDVKMLEQQLLAAKDAHDELAGALAQSRQFSAEDLDERLRDLEKRLKSVKQQLDHADNNSYAKLREEFSQPDVERLMRLFNSSLFSLPLGAHGITLDEDGQWVKSLELILDGFKGERFEVPGLAVDLSHIEPPALQALADRAALRDQKERLEKELKQLKTQQAVASDRAASKTQTEALYQQVLDAQKALEDFRRAQTLSAEEGEKLESLAQMEAAQDELKRSSDAFTERVQQLSAKLQLVGRQIGDMEAKQRTLDDALRRRQLLPADLPFGTPFMDPVDDSMDNLLPLLNDYQDSWQGLLRADGQIEALYAQVRLKGVAKFDSEDDVERRLQLLINAYAHRTDEALTLGKARRAAVTDIARTLRNIRSDYDSLEHQLALFNREINKRQVSNLQSFRIVLAPNKEALKHIDQIIHSAGQYEEGETLSVFDLSQSAEQDNKNEEAKEYLARLVAANHNQLGLKDLFELAFEITKVHGQPVIHTDIDGAASNGTTMTIKALTNMYLLLHLMDRDQAGRVRLPYYLDEAADIDEKNQAALLETSLQLGFVPILASVKPQVSAQVAIDLEGGSGPNGIYIDEADWKYIRRHDGVKAAVNVQADEPMLGEA, from the coding sequence ATGAGCAAGGAACGCTACGGCATCCGCCGCTTCGCCCTATTGAACACCGCCGGCTACAGCCTGGGTTTGTTCCCGCTGGAAGAGCCACTGTCGGTGTATGGCGCCAACAACCTGGGTAAATCCGCGTCGATCAACGCCTTGCAGTTCCCGATCCTGGCGCGCATGTCGGACATGAGCTTCGGCAAGTACACCTTGGAGCAATCGCGGCGCTTCTACTTTGCGACCGACACCAGCTACATCCTGGTGGAAGTCTCATTGCCTCACGGCCCGCATGTCATCGGCGTGGTCGGGCGCGGCCCGGGCGGTGGTTTCGGTCACCAGTTCTTTGCCTATGCCGGCAAGCTGGACCTGGCCCACTACCAGAAAAACGACACCTGCCTGCGCCAGAAAGAGCTGTTCACCAACCTCGAGCGCGAAGGGCTGAAAGCTTACGAACTCAAGCCCGATGAACTGCGGCGCTTGCTGGTGGGCGGCCACACGTCGATCCCGCTGGACCTGACGCTGATTCCGCTGCGCTCCACCAGTGAGCAAAGCCTGAAAACCTTCCGCGCGCTGTTTATCAACTTGCTGCACATGCGCGAAATCACCGCGGCCAAGCTCAAGCAACTGTTCCTGGATGCGTTTGAACACAGCCTGCGTTCCGGCAGTGTGGATTACATCGCCGCGTGCGAAGAAGCCTTCCGCGATGTACGACGCATGGAGCAGGACTACAACTCGCTGGTGGCCGCCGGGCCTTTGGTCGAGGCGCTCGCAAACGGCGTGAAACAACGCGATATCTTGCGCGGCAAGCTGCATCGCTTGTCACCGCTGCTGGATTCGCTGCTGGGCACCTGGTCGGACTACGCCAGTGCGCGCAAGGAAGAACTGACGATCCAGGCCGAGCACTATCGCAACGAGCAGGACGCCCTGCAGAACGACCAGCGCGGCGGTACCCAGGAGCTGATGCGCCTGGAGCGCGAGATCAGCGGCATCCAGCGCTGGCTGGGCGAGCTGTCGGTGCTCAAGCATCGCTTCGCCTTGGTGGATGACGTGAAAATGCTGGAGCAGCAACTGCTGGCGGCCAAGGATGCTCACGATGAGTTGGCCGGTGCCCTGGCGCAATCCCGGCAGTTCAGCGCCGAGGACCTCGACGAGCGTTTGCGCGACCTGGAAAAACGCCTGAAATCGGTCAAGCAGCAGCTTGATCATGCCGACAACAACAGTTACGCCAAGCTGCGGGAAGAATTCTCACAGCCGGATGTCGAGCGTCTGATGCGTCTGTTCAACAGTTCGTTGTTCAGCCTGCCGCTGGGCGCCCACGGCATCACGCTGGACGAGGACGGCCAGTGGGTCAAATCCCTGGAACTGATCCTCGATGGTTTCAAGGGCGAGCGTTTTGAAGTGCCGGGGCTGGCCGTCGATCTCTCGCATATCGAACCGCCCGCATTGCAGGCATTGGCCGATCGCGCGGCGTTGCGTGACCAGAAAGAGCGCCTGGAAAAAGAGCTCAAGCAACTCAAAACTCAGCAGGCCGTGGCGTCTGACCGCGCCGCGAGCAAGACTCAGACCGAAGCGCTGTACCAACAGGTCCTCGACGCGCAGAAGGCTCTGGAAGACTTCCGCCGCGCACAAACCTTAAGTGCGGAAGAAGGCGAGAAACTCGAAAGCCTGGCGCAGATGGAAGCGGCGCAGGATGAGTTGAAGCGCTCCAGCGATGCCTTCACCGAGCGCGTTCAGCAACTGTCGGCCAAGCTGCAACTGGTCGGCCGTCAGATCGGCGATATGGAAGCCAAGCAACGCACGCTGGATGACGCGCTGCGCCGTCGTCAGTTGCTGCCGGCGGATTTGCCGTTCGGCACACCGTTCATGGACCCGGTCGACGATTCCATGGACAACCTGCTGCCGCTGCTCAATGACTATCAGGACAGCTGGCAAGGTTTGCTGCGCGCCGATGGCCAGATCGAAGCGCTGTATGCGCAGGTGCGCCTCAAGGGCGTGGCCAAGTTCGACAGCGAGGACGACGTCGAGCGACGCTTGCAGTTGCTGATCAATGCCTATGCACACCGTACCGATGAAGCGTTGACGTTGGGCAAGGCGCGTCGCGCGGCGGTCACCGATATTGCGCGCACCTTGCGCAATATCCGCAGCGACTACGACAGCCTTGAGCACCAGTTGGCCTTGTTCAACCGCGAGATCAACAAGCGTCAGGTATCGAACCTGCAGAGCTTTCGCATCGTGCTGGCGCCGAACAAGGAAGCCCTCAAGCATATCGACCAGATCATCCACAGTGCCGGTCAATATGAAGAAGGCGAGACCCTGTCGGTGTTCGACCTCAGCCAGAGCGCCGAGCAGGACAACAAAAACGAAGAGGCCAAGGAATACCTGGCGCGCCTGGTAGCGGCCAACCACAACCAGTTGGGCCTCAAGGACCTGTTCGAGCTGGCCTTCGAGATCACCAAGGTGCATGGCCAGCCGGTGATTCACACCGACATCGATGGCGCGGCGTCCAACGGCACCACCATGACCATCAAGGCGCTGACCAACATGTACTTGTTGCTGCACCTGATGGACCGCGACCAGGCCGGGCGGGTGCGCTTGCCGTACTACCTCGATGAAGCGGCGGACATCGATGAGAAGAACCAGGCGGCGTTGCTGGAAACCAGCTTGCAGTTAGGCTTTGTGCCGATCCTGGCGAGCGTGAAGCCACAGGTGTCTGCCCAGGTGGCGATCGACCTGGAAGGCGGCAGCGGGCCGAACGGGATCTATATCGATGAGGCGGATTGGAAGTATATTCGTCGTCACGATGGGGTGAAGGCGGCGGTGAACGTGCAGGCGGATGAGCCGATGTTGGGTGAGGCCTGA
- a CDS encoding PqiB family protein produces MSDLPRAKTRPASNWSAIWVLPLIALIIGGWLGWRAYSQQGIDIQVRFESGEGIQVNKTEVVYKGMPVGKVKALALDDEGNNRGVIATIEMNKDVEQYLKTNTRFWLVKPSVTLAGITGLETLVSGNYIAASPGDGEPTRKFKALSEEPPLSDAKPGLHLTVKADRLGSLNRGSPVFYKQIQVGQVKSYLLSEDQSTVEIKLYIEPTYASLVRKHTRFWNASGISIDANLSGVKVRSESLSSIVAGGIAFATPENRKDSPPTDPSLPFRLYEDFDAAAAGIRVKVKLTDFEGLQAGRTPVMYKGIQVGSLKTLKINPDLSSANAELTLDPLAEDYLVQDTQFWVVKPSISLAGITGLEALVKGNYIAIRPGDKGTAPQREYVARAKAPPLDLRSPGLHMVLLTDNLGSLDVGSPILYKQVKVGSVQSYQFSRKNKQLVIGVHIEKEYENLVNGSTRFWNASGVTLTGGLTGGIQVKSESLASLMAGGIAFETPEPNVPLKKRIPRFRLFADREAANQHGTLVTIKVDRADGMRPGTPVRVKGLDVGKIERVDLSADMQSVLLSARITQVADRIARVGSQFWVVKPELGLMKTSNLETLVTGQYIEVQPAAKNAGPQKSFVALEQPPEAVRQEAGLRLTLSAARRGSLKEGVPVTYREVTVGKVTGYELGQTADRVLIHILIEPKYAPLVRSGSRFWNSSGFGLDFGLFKGATVRTESLETLVAGGIAFATPDGERMGNAARPQQTFPLFDKFEEEWLTWAPKISLGK; encoded by the coding sequence ATGAGTGATTTGCCTAGAGCTAAAACCCGCCCAGCCTCCAATTGGTCGGCCATTTGGGTGTTGCCCCTGATTGCCCTGATCATTGGCGGGTGGCTGGGGTGGCGCGCCTATTCCCAGCAGGGCATCGATATTCAAGTGCGTTTTGAGAGCGGTGAAGGCATCCAGGTCAACAAGACCGAAGTGGTCTACAAAGGCATGCCGGTGGGCAAGGTCAAGGCCCTGGCCCTGGATGATGAAGGTAACAACCGCGGAGTCATCGCCACCATCGAGATGAACAAGGACGTCGAACAATACCTCAAGACCAACACGCGCTTCTGGCTGGTCAAGCCGAGCGTCACTCTCGCAGGTATAACCGGTCTGGAAACCCTGGTATCGGGTAACTACATCGCCGCCAGCCCCGGCGACGGTGAACCCACGCGCAAGTTTAAGGCGCTCTCCGAAGAGCCACCGTTGTCCGATGCAAAGCCCGGATTGCACCTGACCGTCAAGGCTGATCGCCTTGGTTCGCTCAACCGTGGCAGCCCAGTGTTCTACAAGCAAATCCAGGTGGGTCAGGTTAAAAGCTACCTGCTCTCCGAAGACCAGAGCACCGTCGAGATCAAGCTCTATATCGAACCGACCTACGCCAGCCTGGTACGCAAACACACGCGTTTCTGGAACGCCAGCGGCATCAGCATCGACGCCAACCTCTCCGGTGTAAAAGTACGTAGCGAATCACTCTCCAGCATCGTAGCCGGCGGCATCGCCTTCGCCACGCCGGAGAACCGCAAGGACAGTCCGCCGACCGATCCGAGCCTGCCTTTCCGTCTGTACGAAGATTTTGACGCAGCCGCGGCGGGTATCCGGGTCAAGGTCAAACTCACCGACTTCGAAGGCCTGCAGGCCGGCCGCACGCCAGTGATGTACAAAGGCATTCAGGTCGGCAGCCTGAAAACCCTGAAGATCAACCCCGACCTTTCTAGCGCCAACGCAGAGCTGACCCTAGACCCCCTGGCCGAAGATTACCTGGTCCAGGACACTCAATTCTGGGTGGTCAAACCGTCTATTTCCCTGGCCGGGATCACCGGGCTTGAAGCCTTGGTCAAGGGTAACTACATCGCCATTCGTCCCGGCGACAAAGGCACCGCTCCACAACGTGAGTACGTCGCCCGCGCCAAGGCGCCGCCCCTGGACCTGCGCTCCCCAGGCCTGCACATGGTGCTGCTGACCGATAACCTCGGTTCCCTGGACGTTGGCAGCCCCATCCTCTACAAGCAGGTCAAGGTCGGCTCGGTACAGAGTTACCAATTCTCGCGCAAGAACAAGCAATTGGTAATCGGCGTCCACATCGAGAAGGAATACGAAAACCTGGTCAACGGCTCGACGCGCTTCTGGAATGCCAGCGGCGTGACCCTGACCGGCGGTCTCACCGGCGGTATCCAGGTCAAGAGTGAATCCCTGGCGAGTCTGATGGCCGGCGGTATTGCCTTTGAAACGCCGGAGCCAAACGTCCCGCTGAAAAAGCGCATCCCGCGTTTCCGCCTGTTCGCCGACCGCGAAGCCGCCAACCAGCACGGCACCTTGGTGACCATCAAAGTTGACCGCGCCGACGGCATGCGCCCTGGCACGCCGGTGCGTGTCAAAGGCCTGGACGTGGGCAAGATTGAACGCGTCGACCTCAGTGCCGACATGCAGTCGGTGCTGCTCAGCGCACGTATCACCCAGGTAGCCGATCGTATTGCACGCGTTGGCAGCCAATTCTGGGTGGTCAAGCCTGAGCTGGGCCTGATGAAAACCTCCAACCTGGAAACCCTGGTCACCGGGCAGTACATCGAAGTGCAACCGGCTGCCAAAAACGCCGGCCCACAAAAGAGCTTCGTTGCGCTGGAGCAGCCCCCTGAGGCCGTCCGCCAGGAAGCGGGCCTGCGCCTGACGCTCAGCGCCGCACGCCGTGGCTCGCTGAAGGAAGGCGTACCCGTCACGTATCGCGAAGTCACCGTGGGCAAAGTCACCGGCTACGAGCTGGGCCAGACCGCCGACCGCGTATTGATCCACATCCTGATCGAACCCAAGTACGCGCCGCTCGTGCGCAGCGGCAGCCGCTTCTGGAACTCCAGCGGCTTTGGCCTCGACTTCGGCCTGTTCAAAGGCGCGACGGTGCGGACCGAATCCCTGGAAACATTGGTGGCCGGTGGCATCGCCTTCGCCACGCCCGACGGCGAGCGCATGGGCAATGCCGCTCGGCCGCAGCAAACCTTCCCGCTGTTCGACAAGTTTGAAGAGGAATGGCTGACCTGGGCGCCCAAGATTTCACTGGGTAAATAA
- a CDS encoding paraquat-inducible protein A, producing MRAIDAGILVCTECHELNKQDTDSDEQTCTRCGALIHARRPNSLTRTWALLITAAILYIPANLLPIMTVNSLGQGEPSTIMAGVIQLVQHGMFPIAAVVFIASILVPTFKLVGIGLLLFSVQRHQPLSAQQRIVMYRFIEFIGRWSMLDIFVIAILVAVVNFGRLASVEANLGAAAFASVVILTMLAAVTFDPRLIWDNTESDDDHE from the coding sequence ATGCGGGCGATTGATGCAGGCATTCTGGTTTGTACCGAATGTCACGAACTGAACAAACAAGACACCGATAGCGATGAGCAGACCTGCACCCGATGTGGTGCGCTGATTCATGCCCGTCGCCCCAACAGCCTCACCCGCACCTGGGCGCTGCTGATCACCGCAGCCATCTTGTACATCCCTGCCAACCTGCTGCCGATCATGACCGTCAACTCACTTGGGCAAGGGGAACCCAGTACCATCATGGCGGGTGTGATCCAATTGGTGCAGCACGGTATGTTCCCCATTGCTGCCGTCGTGTTCATCGCCAGTATCCTGGTGCCGACGTTCAAGCTGGTGGGCATCGGTCTGCTACTGTTCTCGGTGCAGCGTCACCAACCGCTGTCGGCGCAACAACGCATTGTGATGTACCGCTTTATCGAATTCATTGGCCGCTGGTCCATGCTGGATATCTTCGTGATCGCCATCCTGGTGGCGGTTGTTAACTTTGGGCGACTTGCCAGTGTCGAGGCCAATCTCGGCGCTGCGGCGTTCGCCAGTGTGGTGATCTTGACGATGCTCGCCGCAGTAACTTTTGATCCCCGACTGATTTGGGATAATACGGAGTCGGACGACGACCATGAGTGA
- a CDS encoding paraquat-inducible protein A — protein MPDPVDALEVSDLALDDLVACHECDLLMRKPVLALGEKAQCPRCGYELYAHRHNVVERSLALVLAALLLYIPANFLPIMQLNLLGQSSEDTVWTGVVGLFDTGMQGVAAVVFLCSMGIPLLKLLCQLAVLLSIRWNIGRSYGLLLYRIYHHMKDWGMLEVYLMGVLVAIVKLADMASITLGLGLVCFVSLLMLQVLLEVVMSPHQIWQALSGEDDHAGD, from the coding sequence ATGCCCGATCCGGTTGATGCCCTTGAGGTGTCGGATTTAGCACTGGACGACCTGGTGGCTTGCCATGAGTGCGACTTGCTGATGCGCAAACCAGTGCTCGCCCTTGGCGAAAAAGCTCAATGCCCGCGTTGCGGCTACGAACTTTACGCACACCGTCATAATGTCGTTGAGCGAAGCCTTGCCTTGGTGTTGGCCGCATTGCTGTTGTACATCCCTGCGAACTTTCTGCCCATCATGCAGCTCAACTTGCTCGGGCAGTCCTCCGAAGACACCGTATGGACCGGCGTAGTCGGTCTGTTCGATACCGGCATGCAAGGCGTCGCCGCCGTGGTGTTCCTGTGCAGTATGGGCATTCCATTGCTCAAGCTGCTTTGTCAACTGGCTGTGTTGCTCAGCATCCGTTGGAACATCGGGCGCAGTTATGGACTGCTGCTATACCGCATCTACCATCACATGAAAGATTGGGGGATGTTGGAGGTGTACCTGATGGGCGTACTGGTGGCGATCGTAAAACTCGCCGACATGGCCTCCATTACACTCGGCCTGGGCCTGGTCTGCTTTGTCAGCTTGTTAATGCTTCAGGTATTACTAGAAGTGGTGATGTCGCCGCACCAGATCTGGCAAGCGCTGTCAGGAGAGGATGATCATGCGGGCGATTGA